A window of the Roseburia sp. 831b genome harbors these coding sequences:
- the ispH gene encoding 4-hydroxy-3-methylbut-2-enyl diphosphate reductase gives MSVTLAKSAGFCFGVKRAVDTVYQEIAKSELPIYTFGPIIHNEEVVKDLENKGVQVVESTKELKEKEKGIVIIRSHGVGKRIYDEIEKQGHKIVDATCPFVLKIHRLVQEYGSKGYHVVIIGNSIHPEVEGIKGWASNDEITVIADKEEAEKFSLPAEKKVCIVSQTTFNYNKFQDLVEIINKKGYDIIVLNTICNATEERQTEARKIAKEVDAMIVIGGKTSSNTQKLFEICKNECENTYYIQTVNDLDLERIKSVDNVGITAGASTPNNIIEEVQKNVRNEL, from the coding sequence ATGAGTGTGACACTTGCGAAAAGTGCAGGATTTTGTTTTGGTGTGAAGCGTGCTGTCGATACGGTATATCAGGAGATTGCAAAAAGTGAACTGCCAATCTATACATTTGGACCGATTATTCACAATGAAGAGGTTGTAAAAGACCTTGAGAACAAAGGCGTCCAGGTGGTGGAAAGCACAAAAGAGCTAAAAGAAAAGGAAAAAGGGATTGTGATTATCCGTTCCCATGGTGTCGGGAAAAGAATTTATGACGAAATCGAAAAGCAGGGACACAAAATTGTGGATGCAACCTGTCCTTTCGTGTTAAAGATTCACAGACTCGTGCAGGAATATGGGAGTAAAGGCTATCACGTTGTAATTATTGGAAACAGCATACATCCTGAGGTGGAAGGCATCAAAGGATGGGCAAGCAACGATGAAATTACCGTGATTGCGGACAAGGAAGAAGCAGAAAAATTTTCCCTTCCTGCCGAAAAAAAAGTCTGTATTGTATCACAAACGACATTTAATTACAATAAATTTCAAGATTTAGTTGAAATTATAAATAAAAAAGGTTATGATATAATTGTTTTAAATACCATCTGCAATGCAACGGAAGAAAGACAGACCGAAGCAAGAAAGATTGCCAAAGAAGTAGACGCCATGATTGTCATTGGCGGAAAGACAAGCTCGAATACGCAGAAGTTATTTGAAATATGTAAAAATGAATGTGAAAATACTTACTATATACAAACCGTAAATGACTTGGATTTGGAACGAATTAAGTCCGTAGATAACGTAGGTATTACCGCAGGGGCATCTACCCCAAACAATATTATTGAGGAGGTTCAAAAGAATGTCAGAAATGAGCTTTGA
- the cmk gene encoding (d)CMP kinase gives MNTNTINIAIDGPAGAGKSTIAKRLAKKLGYIYVDTGAMYRAMAYYFLQKGIESSDEAAIANACKDVDVTIAYEGNEQQVILNGENITGFIRTEQVGNMASATSVYPVVRTKLVELQRQLAKKENVIMDGRDIGTCVLPDANVKIYLTASSRTRALRRYEELKAKGEDCELDVIEKDIIDRDYRDMHRETSPLKQAEDAVLLDSSDLNIDEVVDAIMKIYEGKMEKE, from the coding sequence ATGAATACAAATACGATAAATATTGCAATTGACGGACCGGCAGGTGCTGGAAAAAGTACGATTGCAAAACGTCTTGCAAAAAAATTAGGATATATTTATGTGGATACAGGTGCGATGTACCGTGCAATGGCATATTATTTTTTACAAAAAGGCATTGAAAGCAGCGATGAGGCAGCAATTGCAAATGCATGCAAAGACGTTGATGTTACAATTGCGTATGAAGGAAATGAACAGCAGGTAATTTTAAACGGAGAGAACATTACCGGTTTTATCCGTACGGAGCAGGTTGGAAATATGGCGTCCGCCACAAGCGTTTACCCGGTTGTGCGTACAAAATTAGTTGAATTGCAAAGACAGCTTGCCAAAAAGGAAAATGTCATCATGGACGGCAGGGATATCGGAACCTGTGTACTTCCGGATGCAAACGTGAAGATTTATTTAACGGCAAGTTCAAGAACCCGTGCATTAAGACGTTATGAAGAATTAAAAGCAAAAGGGGAAGACTGCGAACTTGATGTTATTGAAAAAGACATCATAGACCGTGATTACCGTGACATGCACCGTGAGACATCTCCGTTAAAACAGGCCGAGGATGCTGTCCTTTTGGACAGTTCAGATTTGAATATTGACGAAGTTGTAGATGCAATTATGAAAATTTATGAAGGAAAGATGGAAAAAGAATGA
- a CDS encoding NAD(P)/FAD-dependent oxidoreductase, whose amino-acid sequence MSKVIVIGGGPAGMFAAIAAAEIGHDVTILEKNEKLGKKLYITGKGRCNITNASDMEVLFSNVMTNAKFLYSAFYAYDNQRVIDFFEENGLATKIERGNRVFPVSDHSSDVIATLTKVLRQKKVEVKLHTEVKELLCKPTEEQEQKVTGVLLSDGTKLFADDVIVATGGFSYQTTGSTGDGYRFAKECGHTVTQITPSLVPFVAKEEYVSRMQGLSLKNVQVKIYHQKKLLYDEFGEMLFTHFGVSGPLLLSASARIKPSLTSQELRMEIDLKPAISEEQLDKRVLREFEEAKNKQFKNSIGKLFPTKMIPVMIELCGIDPDKKVNEITKEERLSFVRLIKAFPLTLCGLRDFKEAIITKGGVSVKEVNPSTMESKLVKNLYFCGEVMDLDALTGGYNLQIAWSTGYLAGISVE is encoded by the coding sequence ATGAGTAAGGTAATCGTAATTGGCGGTGGCCCGGCTGGAATGTTTGCGGCAATCGCAGCGGCAGAAATCGGGCATGACGTCACCATTTTAGAAAAGAATGAAAAGCTTGGAAAGAAATTGTATATTACAGGAAAAGGACGCTGCAACATTACAAATGCGAGTGATATGGAAGTACTGTTTTCAAACGTGATGACGAATGCCAAGTTTTTATATAGTGCATTTTATGCGTATGACAACCAAAGAGTCATTGATTTTTTTGAGGAAAATGGACTGGCAACGAAGATTGAACGCGGGAATCGTGTGTTCCCGGTATCGGATCACTCTTCGGATGTCATCGCAACACTGACAAAAGTGCTTCGTCAGAAAAAGGTTGAGGTCAAGCTTCATACTGAGGTGAAAGAATTATTATGTAAACCAACGGAAGAACAGGAACAGAAAGTGACAGGCGTTTTGCTTTCGGATGGAACAAAACTTTTCGCAGATGACGTCATTGTTGCAACCGGAGGTTTTTCTTACCAGACGACAGGCTCGACCGGGGATGGCTACCGTTTTGCAAAAGAATGTGGTCATACGGTGACACAGATTACACCGTCGCTGGTTCCGTTTGTGGCAAAAGAAGAGTATGTCAGCAGAATGCAGGGACTTTCTTTAAAAAATGTGCAGGTAAAAATCTATCACCAAAAGAAGCTTTTGTACGATGAATTTGGAGAGATGTTATTTACCCATTTTGGCGTCAGCGGTCCTCTTTTACTGAGTGCAAGTGCGCGGATTAAACCATCTTTAACCAGCCAGGAACTTCGGATGGAGATTGATTTAAAGCCGGCAATTTCCGAGGAACAGTTAGACAAGCGTGTGCTTCGTGAATTTGAGGAGGCAAAGAACAAACAGTTCAAAAATTCAATCGGAAAACTTTTCCCGACCAAAATGATTCCGGTTATGATAGAACTTTGTGGTATTGACCCGGACAAAAAGGTCAATGAGATTACGAAGGAGGAACGTCTTTCTTTTGTCAGGCTAATCAAGGCATTCCCGCTTACATTATGCGGACTTCGCGATTTTAAGGAAGCAATTATTACAAAGGGCGGTGTCTCGGTTAAGGAAGTAAACCCATCGACGATGGAGTCAAAACTTGTCAAAAATCTGTATTTTTGCGGAGAGGTCATGGACTTGGATGCTCTGACAGGAGGATATAACCTTCAGATTGCATGGTCAACCGGATATCTCGCCGGAATCAGTGTTGAATAA
- a CDS encoding MurR/RpiR family transcriptional regulator encodes MSNKNDLSNRINDAYGRLSKGQKLLATYITDNYDKAVFLTAAKLGEVVGVSESTVVRFATHLGYKGYPEFQNALEELVRNKLNSIQRMEVTYGRISQSKILESVLKSDAEKIQSTLEKIDQSAFEMAVDTILNAKNIYIIGIRSCAPLASFMAFYFNLIFDNVRLLSTSSSSEIFEQMARISGDDVIIGISFPRYSMRTLKAMEFANNRSAKVITLTDSIHSPMNLYSSCNLIADSDMASIVDSLVAPLSVINALIVALCMKKQSEVAKTLEMLEDIWDEYQVYENDEINYIDDSIKMRYAKIGDTDFNE; translated from the coding sequence ATGAGCAATAAAAATGACCTGAGTAATCGAATTAATGATGCGTATGGAAGATTGAGTAAGGGGCAGAAGTTATTAGCAACCTACATTACAGACAATTATGATAAAGCAGTTTTTCTGACGGCTGCAAAGCTTGGAGAGGTAGTAGGGGTAAGTGAATCGACCGTAGTGCGCTTCGCGACGCATTTAGGTTACAAAGGATACCCGGAATTCCAGAATGCGCTAGAGGAACTGGTGCGCAACAAGTTAAATTCCATTCAGAGAATGGAAGTAACATACGGACGAATCAGTCAGTCTAAAATTTTAGAATCGGTTTTAAAATCGGATGCGGAAAAGATTCAGTCTACTCTGGAAAAGATTGACCAGTCAGCATTTGAGATGGCAGTCGATACCATTTTAAATGCAAAAAATATTTATATCATTGGAATCCGCAGCTGTGCGCCGCTTGCATCTTTTATGGCATTTTATTTTAATCTGATTTTTGACAATGTGCGCCTGCTTTCTACGAGCAGTTCAAGTGAGATTTTTGAACAGATGGCAAGAATCAGCGGGGACGATGTGATTATCGGAATCAGTTTCCCAAGGTATTCCATGAGAACGTTAAAAGCGATGGAATTTGCCAATAACCGCAGTGCGAAAGTAATTACGCTTACAGACAGTATTCACTCCCCGATGAATCTTTATTCTTCGTGCAACCTGATTGCAGACAGTGATATGGCATCCATCGTGGATTCTTTGGTTGCGCCGCTTAGTGTGATTAATGCGTTGATTGTGGCACTTTGCATGAAAAAGCAGAGCGAGGTTGCCAAGACACTTGAGATGTTAGAAGATATCTGGGATGAATATCAGGTTTATGAAAATGATGAAATCAATTATATTGATGATTCCATCAAGATGCGTTATGCAAAAATAGGAGATACAGATTTTAATGAGTAA
- a CDS encoding oxaloacetate decarboxylase subunit alpha, whose product MAEVVKKPLKITETVLRDAHQSLIATRMTTEQMLPIVDKMDQVGYHAVECWGGATFDASLRFLKEDPWDRLRKLRDGFKHTKLQMLFRGQNILGYRPYADDVVEYFVQKSIANGIDIIRIFDCLNDIRNLQTAVTACNKEKGHAQVALSYTLGDAYTLDYWMDMAKRVEDMGADSLCIKDMAGLLVPTKATELVQALKDSTSLPIELHTHYTSGVASMTYMKAVEAGCDIIDTAMSPFSMGTSQPATEVMVEAFKGTEFDTGLDQNLLAEIADYFRPMREEALASGLMNPKVLGVNINTLRYQVPGGMLSNLISQLKEQGKEDKYEEVLAEVPRVRKDLGEPPLVTPSSQIVGTQAVFNVLMGERYKVATKETKDILLGKYGQTVKPFNPEVVDKVLGDEKKNAITCRPADLLEPELDKIEAEMKQWKQQDEDVLSYALFPQVATEFFKYREAQQKKVDATVADTKNGAYPV is encoded by the coding sequence ATGGCAGAAGTTGTGAAAAAACCATTAAAAATAACAGAAACTGTTTTGCGTGATGCACATCAGTCTTTGATTGCAACACGAATGACAACAGAACAGATGCTTCCAATCGTAGATAAAATGGATCAGGTTGGATATCATGCAGTAGAATGCTGGGGCGGTGCAACCTTCGACGCATCCCTTCGTTTCTTAAAAGAAGATCCATGGGATCGTCTTCGTAAATTAAGAGATGGATTTAAACATACAAAGTTACAGATGTTATTCCGTGGACAGAACATCTTAGGATACCGTCCTTATGCGGATGATGTAGTAGAGTATTTTGTACAGAAATCCATTGCAAACGGTATTGATATCATTCGTATTTTTGACTGCTTAAACGATATCCGCAACCTGCAGACAGCAGTTACGGCATGCAATAAAGAAAAAGGACACGCACAGGTTGCACTGTCTTATACCTTAGGCGATGCCTATACTTTAGATTACTGGATGGATATGGCAAAAAGAGTCGAGGACATGGGAGCAGATTCCTTGTGTATCAAGGATATGGCAGGTCTTTTGGTTCCAACGAAAGCAACGGAATTGGTTCAGGCATTAAAAGATTCTACAAGCCTTCCAATCGAGTTACACACACATTATACATCCGGTGTTGCTTCTATGACTTACATGAAGGCAGTAGAGGCAGGATGCGATATCATTGATACTGCAATGTCACCATTTTCTATGGGAACTTCCCAGCCGGCAACAGAGGTCATGGTGGAAGCGTTCAAGGGAACCGAATTTGATACAGGTTTAGACCAGAATCTTCTTGCAGAGATTGCAGACTACTTCAGACCAATGCGTGAAGAAGCATTAGCAAGCGGCCTGATGAATCCAAAGGTATTGGGAGTTAACATCAATACACTTCGTTACCAGGTTCCGGGTGGTATGCTTTCCAACCTGATTTCCCAGTTGAAAGAGCAGGGAAAAGAAGATAAATATGAGGAAGTACTTGCAGAGGTTCCAAGAGTTCGAAAAGACCTTGGGGAGCCACCACTTGTAACTCCTTCTTCCCAGATTGTCGGTACACAGGCTGTATTTAACGTATTGATGGGAGAGCGTTATAAAGTAGCAACCAAAGAGACAAAAGATATTCTCCTTGGAAAATATGGTCAGACGGTAAAACCGTTTAATCCAGAAGTGGTCGATAAAGTTCTTGGAGATGAGAAAAAGAATGCAATCACCTGCCGTCCAGCAGATTTATTAGAGCCGGAATTGGATAAGATTGAAGCTGAGATGAAACAGTGGAAACAGCAGGATGAAGATGTTTTAAGTTATGCCTTATTCCCACAGGTAGCAACTGAATTTTTCAAATACAGAGAGGCACAGCAGAAAAAAGTAGATGCAACCGTAGCAGATACGAAGAATGGTGCTTATCCAGTATAA
- a CDS encoding sodium ion-translocating decarboxylase subunit beta produces MSYFMETMGNLLHQTAFFNLTWGNYVMIAVACVFLFLAIKKGYEPLLLVPIAFGMLLVNIYPDIIASPEETSNGVGGLLYYFYTLDEWSILPSLIFLGVGAMTDFGPLIANPISFLLGAAAQFGIFSAYILAILMGFNDKAAAAVSIIGGADGPTSIFLAGKLGQTALMGPIAVAAYSYMSLVPIIQPPIMKLFTTKKERAIKMQNLRPVSKLEKILFPIVVTIVVCTILPTTAPLVGMLMLGNLFRESGVVRQLSDTASNALMYIVVILLGTSVGASTSAEAFLNVSTLKIVALGLIAFMVGTAAGVLFGKLLCFLTKGKINPLIGSAGVSAVPMAARVSQKVGAEEDPTNFLLMHAMGPNVAGVIGTAVAAGVFMAIFGI; encoded by the coding sequence ATGAGTTATTTTATGGAGACAATGGGAAACCTCCTTCACCAGACAGCCTTTTTCAATCTGACCTGGGGCAATTATGTGATGATTGCAGTTGCATGTGTGTTCCTGTTTCTTGCGATTAAAAAAGGCTATGAACCGTTACTTTTAGTACCAATCGCATTTGGTATGCTTCTTGTAAATATCTATCCGGATATTATTGCAAGCCCGGAGGAGACAAGTAATGGTGTAGGTGGTTTACTCTACTATTTTTATACGTTAGATGAATGGTCAATTTTACCATCCCTTATTTTCCTTGGGGTTGGTGCAATGACAGACTTTGGACCGTTGATTGCAAACCCAATCAGCTTCCTGTTAGGTGCAGCGGCACAGTTTGGTATTTTCTCAGCTTATATCCTTGCAATCCTGATGGGATTCAACGATAAGGCAGCCGCAGCCGTATCCATTATCGGTGGAGCAGATGGACCAACTTCTATTTTCCTTGCCGGAAAATTAGGACAGACTGCCCTGATGGGACCAATCGCCGTGGCAGCATATTCTTATATGTCACTGGTTCCAATTATTCAGCCACCAATTATGAAGTTATTTACCACCAAGAAGGAACGTGCCATTAAGATGCAGAACCTTCGTCCGGTTTCCAAGTTAGAAAAGATTTTATTCCCAATTGTTGTTACGATTGTAGTTTGTACGATTTTACCGACAACAGCACCACTTGTTGGTATGTTGATGCTTGGTAACCTCTTCCGTGAGAGTGGCGTGGTTCGTCAGTTATCTGATACAGCTTCCAATGCATTGATGTACATTGTTGTTATCTTGCTTGGTACCTCTGTTGGTGCATCTACAAGTGCAGAGGCATTCTTAAATGTAAGCACACTTAAAATCGTAGCACTTGGTCTGATTGCATTTATGGTCGGAACCGCTGCGGGTGTTTTATTCGGAAAACTGTTATGCTTCCTTACAAAAGGAAAAATCAATCCACTGATTGGTTCCGCAGGTGTATCTGCAGTGCCAATGGCGGCTCGTGTTTCACAGAAGGTTGGTGCGGAGGAAGATCCTACAAACTTCTTACTTATGCACGCAATGGGACCAAACGTTGCCGGTGTTATCGGAACAGCTGTTGCTGCCGGTGTCTTCATGGCAATCTTTGGTATTTAA
- a CDS encoding biotin/lipoyl-containing protein — translation MKSYTITVNGNVYDVTVEENGAVSAPAATAPRRAVASAPAAAPKAAATGAGSIKIEAGAAGKVFKVEAQPGTAVKKGDPVVILEIMKMETPVVAPVDGTVASIDVTVGDQVEAGALLATLNE, via the coding sequence ATGAAAAGTTATACAATTACCGTAAATGGAAATGTTTATGATGTGACAGTAGAAGAGAACGGAGCTGTAAGCGCACCAGCTGCCACAGCACCAAGAAGAGCCGTTGCAAGCGCACCTGCTGCAGCACCAAAAGCCGCAGCAACAGGAGCAGGTTCTATCAAGATTGAAGCCGGAGCAGCCGGAAAAGTATTTAAAGTAGAAGCACAGCCAGGAACAGCCGTAAAGAAAGGTGATCCGGTTGTTATCTTAGAGATTATGAAAATGGAAACACCAGTTGTTGCACCGGTGGATGGAACCGTGGCAAGTATTGATGTTACAGTTGGAGATCAGGTAGAAGCAGGTGCTTTACTTGCAACATTAAACGAGTAA